A window of Actinomycetota bacterium contains these coding sequences:
- a CDS encoding glycosyltransferase family 1 protein, whose translation MQIGIDISTLANHGQDIGAGRYIFNLVEHLAGLDHSNQIKLVARCTTRQNLEVIGQLTQRDNVAAKLVFTSDKKLSWWDKFNFPPYEFLGYRADLLHCPDFMIGPTLNRNLVLTINDLAFIRYPEFNFDWFIEKYTKQVKANAIRAKKIIAISHSTRQDIIKFLGIPEEKIEVIYPAADHIFNKLEHPDKEVCKKYNLDGNFILSVGTIEPRKNYPALIEAFNNIKKDFKQLKLAIVGRTGWKSEASFKAKEDSPHSQDILFLGRVPDQDLVHLYNQAMIFVYPSIFEGFGLPVLEAMSCGLPVIAGNTSSLPEVVEDSGILVNLEESNALGQAVVKLLSDNSLREELANKALTRAAKFSWEENARATLALYKQL comes from the coding sequence ATGCAAATTGGAATAGATATTTCAACCCTGGCCAATCATGGACAGGATATTGGGGCCGGACGCTATATTTTCAATCTGGTAGAGCACCTTGCCGGTTTGGACCATAGTAACCAAATTAAACTGGTGGCCAGGTGCACTACCCGCCAGAACCTGGAAGTCATAGGACAGCTTACCCAAAGGGATAATGTTGCAGCAAAGCTCGTTTTTACCAGTGATAAAAAGCTTTCCTGGTGGGACAAATTTAATTTTCCCCCCTATGAGTTTTTAGGCTACAGGGCGGATTTGCTTCATTGCCCCGATTTTATGATCGGCCCTACCTTAAACCGTAACCTGGTGCTTACTATAAATGATTTGGCCTTTATCCGTTATCCTGAGTTTAACTTTGACTGGTTTATAGAAAAATATACCAAACAGGTTAAAGCCAATGCCATAAGGGCCAAAAAAATCATTGCCATATCCCATAGCACCCGCCAGGATATTATCAAATTTTTGGGCATACCGGAGGAAAAAATTGAAGTGATCTACCCCGCAGCAGACCATATCTTCAACAAGCTGGAACACCCGGATAAGGAAGTATGCAAAAAATATAACCTGGATGGCAATTTTATCTTGTCAGTGGGAACCATTGAACCCAGGAAGAATTATCCAGCCTTGATAGAGGCTTTCAATAATATAAAAAAAGATTTTAAGCAATTAAAGCTGGCTATTGTGGGCAGGACAGGATGGAAAAGCGAGGCCAGCTTTAAGGCTAAAGAGGACAGCCCACATAGCCAGGATATATTGTTTTTAGGCCGGGTTCCTGACCAGGATCTGGTGCATCTATATAATCAAGCTATGATTTTTGTGTATCCTTCAATATTTGAAGGTTTTGGTTTGCCTGTCCTGGAGGCTATGAGCTGCGGTTTGCCGGTAATTGCAGGTAATACTTCATCATTGCCTGAGGTAGTGGAAGATAGTGGGATATTGGTTAATTTAGAGGAAAGCAATGCCTTGGGCCAGGCTGTAGTTAAACTACTTTCAGATAATAGCTTAAGAGAAG